A part of Syngnathoides biaculeatus isolate LvHL_M chromosome 21, ASM1980259v1, whole genome shotgun sequence genomic DNA contains:
- the ccnb3 gene encoding G2/mitotic-specific cyclin-B3 isoform X1, which yields MPFAKGNRAPLTVASKIPKVIGCKKRDAKGPDVQGSDSASRGAPEKRKAFVDISNGSSSLIGGLQFRVASNELVWMSIPRKRSLKSTPPNKAHKVQISFPGRKKNCAKKQGKKTSVPGESEKSRAERQGSEAKEASETPDEGEGDESAPAGEAADCHVPPLFPKAQIPAEFDVDSEHHDDFLMCPEYAKEVFDYLKSREEKFALCDYMARQPNINSEMRAVLVDWLVEVQENFELYHETLYLAVKLTDHYLSRNAIRHETLQLVGATAMLLASKFEERDPPCMDNFVYICDDAYTQQQFRFMEERILRALSFDIGIPVPYSFLRRYAKCAGVGMDTLTLARYFCELSLMDVELALERASLLAAACLLLALCTKHLSGWSPILKFHSGYGITEVAPVVRKLYAVVAQPPNDKLKAVRSKYSHAVFFQVASLPLVDFDVLEKTLSAWTSARQSPQVPSGAYL from the exons ATGCCTTTTGCAAAAGGGAACCGAGCTCCGCTGACTGTCGCCAGCAAAATCCCCAAAGTGATCGGTTGCAAGAAGCGG GACGCGAAAGGTCCCGACGTCCAGGGGTCCGATTCGGCTTCTCGCGGAGCCCCCGAGAAGAGGAAGGCCTTCGTCGACATCAGCAAT GGAAGTTCTTCTCTAATAGGCGGGCTTCAGTTCCGAGTAGCCAGCAATGAGCTCGTGTGGATGTCGATTCCCAGGAAGCGCTCCCTCAAGTCCACCCCTCCAAATAAG GCTCATAAAGTTCAGATCAGCTTCCCAGGCAGGAAGAAGAACTGTGCCAAGAAGCAGGGGAAGAAAACAAGCGTCCCCGGAGAGTCCGAGAAGAGCAGAGCAGAGCGGCAAGG TTCGGAggcaaaagaagcatctgaaaCCCCCGATGAGGGGGAGGGAGACGAATCCGCCCCGGCAGGAGAGGCAGCAGATTGCCACGTGCCGCCTCTCTTCCCGAAAGCCCAG ATTCCAGCGGAGTTCGACGTGGACTCCGAGCACCACGACGATTTCCTCATGTGTCCCGAGTACGCCAAGGAAGTCTTTGACTACCTGAAAAGCCGAGAG GAGAAGTTTGCGCTGTGCGACTACATGGCCCGGCAGCCCAACATCAACAGTGAGATGCGGGCAGTCCTGGTGGACTGGCTGGTGGAAGTACAG GAGAACTTCGAGTTGTACCACGAGACTCTCTACCTGGCCGTGAAGCTGACTGACCACTACCTGTCCCGGAACGCCATCCGCCACGAGACGCTGCAGCTGGTGGGCGCCACCGCGATGCTGCTCGCCTCAAAGTTCGAG GAGCGCGACCCGCCATGCATGGACAATTTTGTCTATATTTGCGACGACGCGTACACGCAGCAGCAGTTCCGCTTCATGGAGGAGCGCATCCTCCGAGCGCTCTCCTTCGACATTGGCATCCCCGTCCCCTACAGCTTCCTGCGCCGCTACGCCAAG TGCGCCGGCGTCGGCATGGACACGCTGACTCTGGCACGATACTTCTGCGAGCTGAGCCTGATGGACGTGGAGCTGGCGCTGGAACGGGCCTCGCTGCTGGCGGCCGCCTGCCTGCTGCTGGCCCTGTGCACCAAACATCTGTCGGGATGG TCGCCCATCCTGAAGTTCCACAGCGGCTATGGAATAACGGAGGTGGCGCCGGTGGTCCGGAAGCTTTACGCCGTCGTGGCGCAGCCCCCCAACGACAAGCTGAAGGCCGTCCGCAGCAAATACTCCCACGC GGTCTTTTTCCAAGTCGCCTCCCTGCCTTTAGTCGACTTTGACGTTTTGGAGAAGACTTTATCGGCCTGGACGTCAGCACGACAGTCACCCCAAGTTCCCTCGGGTGCATACTTGTAA
- the ccnb3 gene encoding G2/mitotic-specific cyclin-B3 isoform X2 — protein sequence MPFAKGNRAPLTVASKIPKVIGCKKRDAKGPDVQGSDSASRGAPEKRKAFVDISNAHKVQISFPGRKKNCAKKQGKKTSVPGESEKSRAERQGSEAKEASETPDEGEGDESAPAGEAADCHVPPLFPKAQIPAEFDVDSEHHDDFLMCPEYAKEVFDYLKSREEKFALCDYMARQPNINSEMRAVLVDWLVEVQENFELYHETLYLAVKLTDHYLSRNAIRHETLQLVGATAMLLASKFEERDPPCMDNFVYICDDAYTQQQFRFMEERILRALSFDIGIPVPYSFLRRYAKCAGVGMDTLTLARYFCELSLMDVELALERASLLAAACLLLALCTKHLSGWSPILKFHSGYGITEVAPVVRKLYAVVAQPPNDKLKAVRSKYSHAVFFQVASLPLVDFDVLEKTLSAWTSARQSPQVPSGAYL from the exons ATGCCTTTTGCAAAAGGGAACCGAGCTCCGCTGACTGTCGCCAGCAAAATCCCCAAAGTGATCGGTTGCAAGAAGCGG GACGCGAAAGGTCCCGACGTCCAGGGGTCCGATTCGGCTTCTCGCGGAGCCCCCGAGAAGAGGAAGGCCTTCGTCGACATCAGCAAT GCTCATAAAGTTCAGATCAGCTTCCCAGGCAGGAAGAAGAACTGTGCCAAGAAGCAGGGGAAGAAAACAAGCGTCCCCGGAGAGTCCGAGAAGAGCAGAGCAGAGCGGCAAGG TTCGGAggcaaaagaagcatctgaaaCCCCCGATGAGGGGGAGGGAGACGAATCCGCCCCGGCAGGAGAGGCAGCAGATTGCCACGTGCCGCCTCTCTTCCCGAAAGCCCAG ATTCCAGCGGAGTTCGACGTGGACTCCGAGCACCACGACGATTTCCTCATGTGTCCCGAGTACGCCAAGGAAGTCTTTGACTACCTGAAAAGCCGAGAG GAGAAGTTTGCGCTGTGCGACTACATGGCCCGGCAGCCCAACATCAACAGTGAGATGCGGGCAGTCCTGGTGGACTGGCTGGTGGAAGTACAG GAGAACTTCGAGTTGTACCACGAGACTCTCTACCTGGCCGTGAAGCTGACTGACCACTACCTGTCCCGGAACGCCATCCGCCACGAGACGCTGCAGCTGGTGGGCGCCACCGCGATGCTGCTCGCCTCAAAGTTCGAG GAGCGCGACCCGCCATGCATGGACAATTTTGTCTATATTTGCGACGACGCGTACACGCAGCAGCAGTTCCGCTTCATGGAGGAGCGCATCCTCCGAGCGCTCTCCTTCGACATTGGCATCCCCGTCCCCTACAGCTTCCTGCGCCGCTACGCCAAG TGCGCCGGCGTCGGCATGGACACGCTGACTCTGGCACGATACTTCTGCGAGCTGAGCCTGATGGACGTGGAGCTGGCGCTGGAACGGGCCTCGCTGCTGGCGGCCGCCTGCCTGCTGCTGGCCCTGTGCACCAAACATCTGTCGGGATGG TCGCCCATCCTGAAGTTCCACAGCGGCTATGGAATAACGGAGGTGGCGCCGGTGGTCCGGAAGCTTTACGCCGTCGTGGCGCAGCCCCCCAACGACAAGCTGAAGGCCGTCCGCAGCAAATACTCCCACGC GGTCTTTTTCCAAGTCGCCTCCCTGCCTTTAGTCGACTTTGACGTTTTGGAGAAGACTTTATCGGCCTGGACGTCAGCACGACAGTCACCCCAAGTTCCCTCGGGTGCATACTTGTAA